The stretch of DNA TGGCCGAGCGGCTGCCGCAGTGCGCGGACGGCACACCGGGGGAGGTGCTGGGGCGGCTGCACGAGGACGTGGTGCGGCATGTCGGGCGGGTGCCGGGGGACGATGCGGCGATGCTCTTGCTCCAGTACGAGCCGGTGGGGGTGCTGCCGCATCAGGCTGCTGAGCAGGTGCTGGCGAACGGTTAGGGGTGGGCAACCACCGGGGGCGCGGGGAACTGCGCGCGCCCCCATCGCATTCCCTTACAAGTCGACTTCCACCACCAGTGGGCGGTGGTCGGAGACGACCGCCCTTGGTGCCCGGGCTGAGGTTGCCGCCTGGCGAGGGAGGCCCATGGCCAGGACGTGGTCGAACTGGACCGTGGGGCGGTGGGATGGGTAGGTCGGGGTCTTGGCGAGGTCGTACCAGCCGTGCAGGCGGGTGCGGGGTCGGGCCCGGCGGACTGCGCGGGCGGTGCGGACGCGGTCGCGGGCCGAGGCGCCGCCGAGCACGGTGCGGGGGACGGCGCCGATCAGGTTGAAGTCGCCGAGCACGAGGTGCGGCTGGGGGAGGTCGGCGATCCAGCGCCGGACCGCGGCCAGCTGGGCCATGTTCCAGCCGGGCACGAAGGAGAGGTGGGCGGCGACCACGGTGAACGGGCCGTGCTCCCCCTCCAGGACGGCGGCCAGGGCGGCCCGGGGCTCGTCCGGGACGGGGGTGAGGCCGCGCCGGCCGGCCACGCGGAGCGGGAGGCCGAACGGCGCCGGGGCGAACCGGCGCGCGCGCCAGTGGCTGACCGGGAGGCGGGTGAGCAGGGCGGTGCCGTAGGAGGGGAGCTCGGTGGCGCTGCCGAGCTCGGCGGGGCCGTAGACGGTGAGGCCGGCGTGCGCGGGGTCGGTGATCCAGCCGGCGACCGGGGCCGGGCGTCCGTGCAGGGCGGCGGCGAACCGCCAGTCCGCCGCGCCCATCGCCTTGGCGGCCACGGCGGTCTGGTCGGTCAGCCCGGAGCGCTCCTGGTGGCGGTCGACCTCCTGGAGGGCCAGCACGTCCGCGTCCAGCGCGGCGATCGCCTCGTGCAGCGGCTCGGCCGGGTCGAGCGGGTACGGCAGCGGTGTGCCGTCCCCGGCCAGGGGCTGACCGTGCAGCAGGTTGAAGGTCGCGATGCGCAGCTGGGTCACCGTACGACCGTACCGGTTCGCACGGCGGCCGGGTCCGGGCCTGCGGGGCTTGAGACCGGCGGACATACCGGGTATACATACGTGGTATGTCCATCCGTCACGGTCTGCTCGCCCTGCTCGACCAGGGCCCGCGCTACGGCTACCAGCTGCGCACCGAGTTCGAGGCCCGCACCGGCGCCACCTGGCCGCTGAACGTGGGCCAGGTCTACACCACGCTCAGCCGGCTGGAGCGGGACGGCCTGGTCACCCCCGACGGGGAGGACGAGGAGGGCCACGTCTACTACGCGGCCACCGAGGCCGGCCGGGCCGAGCTGCGGTCCTGGTTCGACACCCCGGTGCCGCGGGACAGCCCGCCCCGGGACGAGCTGGCGATCAAGCTGGCGATGGCCGTGACCGTGCCGGGGGTGGACGTGGCCGCCGTGGTCCAGGGGCAGCGCCGGCACAGCATGAAGGCGCTCCAGGACTACACCCGGCTCAAGGGCCAGGCGATCACCGCCGACACCGGCGCCCAGGCGGACCTCGCCTGGCTGCTCGTCCTGGAGCAGCTGATCTTCCAGACCGAGGCGGAGATCCGCTGGCTCGACCACTGCGAGAGCCGCCTCATGCAGCGGGCCGCCGAGCCCGCCCCCGCAGCCGTGCCTGCCCCGGCCGCCAAGGCCAGGCGCCGCGCCCGGCTCTGAGCCGCCGAGGCCGAGCGCCACTTCCGGCCCCGAGTCGTCCGTAACCGAACCAGCACCATCAGGGGGAGCACCATGAGCTCACCGACCGCACAGCCCGTCCTCCGGCTGCAGGGCGTCACCCGCGTCCACGGCCAGGGCGCCGCCCAGGTCCACGCCCTCAGAGGGGTGGACCTGGAGGTGCGGGCGGGTGAGTTCGTCGCGGTGATGGGCCCCTCCGGCTCGGGCAAGTCGACCCTGCTGACCCTGGCCGGCGGGCTGGACTCGCCCTCCGAGGGCCGCGTGGTGGTCGAGGGCAGCGTGCTGGGCGAGCTGAACCGCAAGGGGCTGGCCCGGCTGCGCCGCCGCAGCGTGGGCTACGTGTTCCAGGATTACAACCTGATACCCGCGTTGACGGCGGCCGAGAACGTGTCGCTGCCGCGCGAGCTGGACGGGGTCTCCAGCCGGGCGGCCCGGCGCGAGGCGGTGGCCGCGCTGACCGAGCTGGGCATCGAGGGCCTGGCCGACCGCTTCCCGGACGAGATGTCCGGTGGCCAGCAGCAGCGGGTGGCGATCGCCCGCTCGCTGATCGGCGACCGCCGGCTGGTGCTGGCGGACGAGCCGACCGGCGCGCTGGACTCCGCCACCGGCGAGTCGGTGCTCGCGGTGCTGCGGGCCCGCTGCGACGCGGGCGCCGCCGCGATGATGGTCACCCACGAGGCCCGGCACGCCGCCTGGGCGGACCGGGTGGTCTTCCTGCGGGACGGCCGGATGGTCGACCAGAGCGTCCAGCAGGACGCCGGCAGCCTGCTGGTGGGCTCGGGCGGCGGCTTCGACGGGCCGTCGCGGTGAGCCTCTCCTCCTGGCGGCTGGCCCTGCGGATCGCCCGGCGCGACGCGTTGCGCGCCAAGGGCCGCAGCGCCCTCGTACTCGCGATGATCGCCCTGCCCGTGCTCGGTGTCACCGGCGCCGACATCGTCTACCGCAGCGGCCAGCTCGACCCGGGCGAGCGGGTGGCCCGGGTGATGGGCGGGGCCGACGCGCTGGTCTCGGTCTACCAGCGGGGTGACCTCGCCGAGCAGGCCCCGGACTACCTGGACGGCCGCACCGGCAGCTCGCCCGAGCCGGGCAAGCCGCTCGGCGCCGAGCAGCGGCGCAGCCTGGCCACCGAGCCGGCCACCCTGCTCGGGGAGCTGCTCCCGGCCGGCAGCCGGCTCGTCCCGGTGCAGGGCGGCGGCACCTTCACCACCACCAGGGAGGGCCAGCTGCGGGTCGCCACCGCCGAGGCCGACCTGACCGACCCGGTCTGGCGCGGCAAGCTCGACCTGGTCGAGGGCAAGGCCCCCGCCACCGACCGCGAGGTGGCCGCCACCCGGCACTTCCTCGACCAGGCGGGGCTGCGGATCGGCGACACCACCACCCCGCGCGAGGGCCACCCGTACACCGTGACCGGCGTGGTGGAGAACCCGGCCGCCCTGGACGAGGACACCCTGGTCGGCCGCCCCGGCGCGCTGCTGCCGGCTCCCGCCGGCGGCGAGAGCGCCCGGGGTGCGGACACCTGGCTCGCCGTGCTGCCCGCCGGGGCGGTGCTGGACTGGCCGAAGGTGCTGGAGCTCAACAAGTACGGCATCACCGCCAGCAGCCGCGCGGTGCTGCTCGACCCACCCGCCCGCGCCGAGGTGCCCTTCTACCAGGGCCGGGCCGGCACGGGCGACGACCGGCTGGAGAACCCGATCCTGGTGATCACCGCGACGGTGGCCGGGATGGCGCTGCTGGAGATCGTGCTGCTCGCGGGCCCGGCCTTCGCGGTCGGTGCCCGCCGCTCGCGCCGCCAGCTCGGCCTGCTGGCCGCCGCCGGCGGCGACCGCTCGCAGGTGCGGGCCGTGGTGCTCGGCGGGGGCGCCGTGCTCGGGGCCGCCGGTGCGGTGCTGGGCGTGGTGCTGGCGGTCGGGCTGGTCGCGGTCGGCCGGCCCTGGGCCGAGCAGCGGGCGAACAGCCGGTTCGGCCACTTCGACCTGCACGCCCTCGACCTGCTCGGCATCGCGCTGATCGGCCTGGTCACCGGCCTGCTGGCGGCCGTGGTGCCGGCCGTCCAGGCCGCCCGGCAGGACGTGGTGGAGGCGCTGGACGGCCGTGGCACGGTCAAGCCCGCCAACCGCAGGCTGGCCCTGCTCGGCCTGGTGATGCTGATCGGTGGCACCGCGCTGGCGCTCGGCGGGCAGGCCGTCGGGCAGCGCACCGTGCCGGTGCTCGGCGGCTCGATGATCGCCGAGCTGGGCATGGTCGCGCTCACCCCGATCCTGGTCGGCCTCTTCGGCCGGCTGGGCCGCTGGCTGCCGCTCAGCCCCCGGCTGGCGCTGCGCGACGCCGTCCGCCACCGGGGCCGCACCGCCCCGGCGGTGGCGGCCGTGATGGCCGCCGTGGCGGGCTCGGTCGCGGTCGGCATCTACACCACCAGCAACGACCAGGCCGCCCGCGAGCGCTACGAGGCCCGGATGCCGAACGGCGCGGTCAGCCTCTCGTTCAGCTCCCGCACCGAGGGCGCGTTCGACGCGGCCCGGCAGCGGGCCGCCGTCGAGCAGGCCGCACCGGGCCTGGGCGAGCGGGGCGACGTCGCCTCGGCCGCCTTCCCGGCCGACTGCAACGCCGGCAAGTCCTGCGGGTACGTCGAGGCGGTGCTGCCCAAGGAGCAGCGCTGCCCCGCGTACGAGGTGGACTCCCGGCGCACCGACCCGGCCGAGTACGACCGGCTGCGGCGCGACCCGCGCTGCACCCACCAGCCCAACTACACCGGCCAGTTCGGCGCCACCCCGATCGGTGGCGCGGCGGTGCTGCGCAACCTGTTCGGAGCGCAGGACCGGGCGGCCGAGGGGGCGCTGGCGGCGGGCAAGGCGGTGGTCTTCGACGCCCGGTACCTGACGGAGGGCCAGGTGACCCTGCGGATCACCGACCCCTGGCCGGAGGGCGGGCCGACGGTGGGCCCGGACGGCTCGGTGGTCCAGCCCAAGGAGCCGGCCTCGCACGAGGTGCGGGTGGACGCCGTGGTCGCCGCCGCCCGGGTGCAGGCCGCGCCGGTGCTGCTGGGCGATCCGGCCGCGCGGCAGCTGGGCCTGGCCCGGCTGGACGCCGGCTCGGTCTGGCTGCCCCCGGCCGCGCCCGACGGCACCGCCGAGCAGCGGGTCACCTCGGCGGTGGCCAAGCTGGACCCGGGCAGCCGGCTGGAGGTGGAGCGGGGCTACCGGTCCAGCCAGGGGCTGATCTCGGTCGGCCTGACCGTCTTCGCGGCCCTGGTCGCGCTCGGCGCGGCCGGCATCGCCACCGGCCTGGCCGCCGCCGACTCCCAGCGCGACCTGGCCACCTTGGCGGCCGTCGGGGCCACCGGAGGCATCCGCCGACGGCTCTCGGGCTTCCAGTGCGGGGTGATCGCCGCGATGGGCGCGGCGCTCGGCACGGTCTGCGGGGTGGTGCCCGCGGTGGCGCTGCGCAAGGTGGAGGCGCTCGCCGCCTCCGGCACTTCCACGGTGCCCGGAAGTGACGAGGTGGTGATCGCCTTCCCGTGGGCGACCATGGGCGTCACCCTGCTGCTGCTCCCGGCGGTCGCGGTGCTGCTGGCCACCCTGCTCACCCGCTCGCGGCTCAGCCTGGTGCGCCGCGAGGCGTAGTCGGTACAGGTGCCGGGGCTGCGGGCCCCGGCACCAGACGGTCTAAAGTCGTCCGTATGACGAAAACCCCGGACAGCGTCGTCCGCACCTACATCGAGCAGCACCAGGGCGAGTTCCTCGCCGACCTCTCCGACTGGCTGCGCATCGCCTCCGTCTCGGCCGATCCGGCCGCCGCCGGTGAGGTGCGCCGGTCCGCCGAGTGGCTGGCCGCGAAGCTCACCGAGACCGGCTTCCCGGTCGCGGAGGTGTGGGAGACGGAGGGCCTGCCGGCCGTCTTCGCCGAGTGGCCCTCGGGCGAGGCCGACGCGCCGACCGTGCTGGTCTACGGCCACCACGACGTGCAGCCCGCCGCCAAGGCGGACGGCTGGGCCACCGAGCCGTTCGACCCCACCGTGATCGGCAAGCAGCTGTTCGCCCGGGGCGCGGCCGACGACAAGGGCCAGGTCTTCTTCCACACCCTCGGGGTCCGGGCCCACCTGGCGGCCACCGGCCGCACCGCCCCGGCCGTCAACCTCAAGCTGCTGATCGAGGGCGAGGAGGAGTCCGGCTCGCCGAACTTCGCCGCCCTGGTGCGCCGCGAGGCCGAGCGGCTGGCCGCCGACGTGGTGATCATCTCGGACACCGGCATGTGGTCCGAGACCACGCCCACCGTCTGCACCGGCATGCGCGGCCTGATGGACGCCCAGATCGACTTCGCCGGCCCGGACACCGACATCCACTCCGGCTCCTTCGGCGGCGCGGTGCCCAACCCGGCCACCGTCGCGGCCGAGCTGGCCGCCGCCCTGCACGACGCCGACCGCAAGGTGGCGATCCCGGGTTTCTACGAGGGCATCGTCGAGCTGACCGAGCGCGAGCGCGAGCTGTTCGCCGCGCTGCCCTTCGACGAGGCGCAGTGGCTGCGGGTGGCCAAGTCGTACGGCGCCGAGGGCGAGGCCGGGTACTCCACCCTGGAGCGGATCTGGGCCCGCCCGACAGCCGAGGTGAACGGCATCTGGGGCGGGTACACCGGCCCCGGCGGCAAGACCATCGTGCCCGCCGAGGCGCACCTCAAGCTCTCCTTCCGGCTGGTGGCCGGCCAGGAGCCCGAGAAGGTCCGCGAGGCCGTCCGGGAGTGGGTCGCCACGCAGGTGCCCGAGGGCATCCGGTACGAGCTGGTCTTCCCCGGCGCCACCCGTCCCTGCCTGACCCCGCTGGACCACCCGGCGCTGCAGGCCACCGTCCGGGCGATGGGCCGGGCCTTCGAGCAGGAGGTGCTGTTCACCCGCGAGGGCGGCTCCGGCCCGGCGGCCGACCTCCAGGACGTGCTCGGCGCGCCGGTGCTCTTCCTGGGCATCTCGGTGCCCTCGGACGGCTGGCACTCGGTGAACGAGAAGGTCGAGCTGGACCTGCTGGCCAAGGGCGTGGAGACCGCCGCGTACCTGTGGAGCGAGCTGGCCGAGAGCCGGGCCGGGGCGTGAGCTGCCCCGCCGTCGCCACTGTCGAGACCTACCTGATCGGGGATGGACCGAGTTGAGCACCGCGCCTGACACCGCCGCGCCGCAGGACGTGGCCCACCTCGCCCTGGCCCGGGCCGGGGTGGACCGTGCCGCCCAGCACCGCTTCGACGAGCCCTGGCTGGCGGCGGCCTGGAGCCACCCGACCACCAAGGTGCTGCCGATCTCGGGCGGCGAGGCCTTCGTGGTCGAGACCGAGACGGGCACCGAGCTGGTGCTGCTGCCCTCCTTCGAGGCGCCGCAGACCGGCGACCGGTACTTCCTGGGCACCGACGAGGACGGCACCTCGTACTTCGCGCTGGCGGGCGACAGCCTGCCGGGCCGGCTGGACGGCGACGCCCGCCCGGCCGGGCTGCGCGAGGTCGGGGCGCTGCTCTCGGCCCGGGACGCCGGGCTGCTGGTGCACGCCGTGGCGCTGGAGCACTGGCACCGGCTGCACAGCTTCTGCTCCCGCTGCGGGCACCCGACCGAGAAGGCCGGGGCCGGCCACGTGCGCCGGTGCACCTCCTGCGCCGCCGAGCACTACCCGCGCACCGACCCGGCGGTGATCATGCTGATCACCGACGGGCAGGATCGCTGCCTGCTCGGCCGCCAGGCGCTCTGGCCGGAGGGCCGCTGGTCCACCCTGGCCGGCTTCGTGGAGCCCGGCGAGTCGCTGGAGCAGGCGGTGGCCCGGGAGGTCGTCGAGGAGGCCGGCGTCCGGGTCGCCGAGGTGAGCTACGTGGCGAGCCAGCCCTGGCCCTTCCCGGCCAGCCTGATGCTCGGGTTCCTCGGCAAGGCCGACCCGGCCGGCACCGCGATCACCGTGGACGGCGAGGAGCTGGCCGAGGCGCGCTGGTTCTCCCGCGAGGAGCTGCGGGCCGGCATGGCGGCGGGCGAGATCGTGCCGCCCTCCGGCATTTCGATCGCGCGTCACCTGGTCGAACTCTGGTACGGGGAACCGCTGCCGAGTTCGGCCCGCTGGTAGCCGCGGGAATACCCGCCGGTAATCGAAAACGGGGGCGTCATAAACCCCGAGGGGGCGTGCGGCCAATAGTCGCACGCCCCCTTTGTTCGGCCATCTCTCCGCGGCCATTTCCGGTGCCGGCGGAATGACTCCCGAACGGCTCAGGAGGCCTCGCGGACCGGGCCGTCCGGAGCCGCCGTGTCCAGCCAGCAGCTGACCGTCTTGCCGGTCAGCCGGGTGGTCACCGTCCACTTGCTGCAGAGCGCGGAGACGATCGCCAGCCCCCGGCCGCTGGAGTCCTCCGGGGCGGCCTCGCGGGGCTGCGGCAGGCCGCGGCCGAAGTCCGCCACCGAGATCTGCAGGGCCTGCTCGGTGAGCGCCAGGGTGATCGAGACGGCCCCCTGGCCGTAGCGCAGGGCGTTGGTGACCAGCTCGGACACCAGCAGCTCGGCGCTGTCGGCCAGCCCCGGCGCGCCCCAGGCGGCCAGCGCCGTCCGGGTCAGCCGGCGGGCCCGGGCGACGTTGCCCGGGCGCGGCGGGAAGGAGGCCGAGGCGGACCAGGAGCCGCGCTCGGCGGCCTCCAGGGCCCGCCCCGGCCGGTGGTCGGCCCCCGACGGGGCGGTGAGGTGAGTCGCTGACTGCCGCGCTTCGGTGTCGCGCGCGGCCGTGGTTTCGGGCATGGTTCCGCCCCCGGGAGTGCCGATGGGAATGTCCTGCTGCGCCCCGCCGGTGAATGCGGGACGGACTGGCGGGCTGAGCCGGGGCAGAGCGGGTAGGATCGGCCTCGGAATCCCCAATCCCGGCCAATATTGGCGGGTTTGGCTGAAATGGCGCAAGCCGAATCGCTACATTCCTCGGGTGACAATCCCTCGGGGCAGTGCCCAATCCCCCAAGTACCAGCGGCTGGCCGCCGACCTGCGCCGCCGCATCGCCGCCGGTGAGTGGCGCGGCGACACCGCGCTGCCGGTGGAGACCGAGCTGGAGCAGCACTACGGCGTGGCCCGGAACACGGTCCGGCTCGCGGTGGACGTGCTGGTCAACGAGGGGCGGCTGGTCCGCCTCCAGGGCAAGGGCACGTACCTGAAGGACCATCCGGTGCTCGACCACCGGGCGTACGCCCCGCCGCTGGTGCCGGGCCAGCGGGACTGCCTGGCCGGGCCCAGCGAGGTCTACACGAAAGAGGCGCGGGCGGCGGGCCGGCAGTTGACGGCCGACTTCGAGATGCTGATCGTCCGGGCCCGCGAGGACATCGCCGAGCGGCTCGGGCTGCGGCCCGGGGAGGCGGTGGTGGTGCGGCGCCAGCTGCGCCTGATCGACCGCGAGCCCTACTCGATCGAGGAGAGCCACTACCGGGCCGGGCTGGCCGCGGGCACCCCGCTGATGGAGCCGGACGCGGTGCCCGGCGGCGACGAGCAGGTGCTGGCCGCACTCGGCCGCACCGAGGTCGGCGGGGTCGACCACCTGGTCTCCCGGATGCCGGGCCCGGAGGAGTCCGCCTGGTTCCAGGGCGGCCCCGGGGTGCCGCTGCTGGTGCAGACCCGGGTCACCTACGACTCCCGGGGGCCGGTGCGGGTGATCGAGACCCGCTACTCGGCGGACCGCTGCCGGCTGGTCTACGGCCTGGGCGAGCTCGGCGGGCGGCCGCTGGAGCAGCAGACGCCCGCCGAGTGACGCGCCGTCAACACGTGGCGCGCCGTCAGCCGACCAGGGCGGCCTGGCTCTGCCCTAGGTCAGCCCGCCAGGGCGGTCTGAACCTGACGCAGGCTCGGGTTGGTCATCACGACCTGCTCGCCGCCGGAGGTGGGCCGCACGATCACGGTCGGGACGACCTGGTTGCCGTTGTTGACCGACTCGACGTAGGAGGCCGAGGCCGGGTCCTCCTCGATGTTGATCACGTCGTAGGCGATGCCCTCGCGGTCCAGCTGGCTCTTGAGGCGGTTGCAGTAGCCGCACCAGGTGGTGCTGTACATCGTCACGCTGCCGGACATCGCGGAGGCTCCTTCGGGAGGGGTTACGGTCGGAAGGGAGAACGTCCGGCGCACGGGCGGCATTCCGCGCCGCCCACCGGGCAGAAGGTCTGATGATCGCACCCGGCCTGTGGACAACGCAGGCCGGTGTGTCCCCCGGGGCTGAGAGGATGGTCGGCATGCAGGAAGAGCTTCCGGCCGATTTCGGCCCCCACGCGTACGAGTCCGCGGCCTACGACGGTGCGTCCGGTGCCGACGCGGTGCTCGCGGGCCTCGACCCGGAGCAGCGGGCCGTCGCCACCGCCCTGCACGGGCCCGTCTGCGTCCTGGCCGGCGCCGGGACGGGCAAGACCCGCGCCATCACCCACCGGATCGCCTACGGGGTGCGCAGCGGCGTCTACCAGCCCCAGCAGGTGCTCGCGGTGACCTTCACCGCCCGCGCGGCGGGGGAGATGCGCGGCCGGCTGCGCCAGCTCGGCGCCGAGGGCGTGCAGGCCCGCACCTTCCACTCCGCCGCGCTGCGCCAGCTCCAGTACTTCTGGCCGCGCGCGATCGGCGGCGAGGTGCCCCGGCTGCTGGAGCGCAAGGTCCAGCTGGTCGCCGAGGCGGCCGGCCGCAGCGGCCTGCGCGTCCAGCGCACCGAGCTGCGCGACCTGACCAGCGAGATCGAGTGGGCCAAGGTCACCCAGATCGTGCCCGACGACTACCCGGCCGCGGTCGCCAAGACCAGCCGCGAGGCCCCGAGGGACCCGGCGGAGATCGCCAAGGTCTACGCCACCTACGAGCAGACCAAGCGCGACCGGGGTGTGATCGACTTCGAGGACGTGCTGCTGCTCACCGCCGCGATCCTGGAGGACCGGCCGGAGATCGCCGAGCGGGTCCGGGCCCAGTACCGGCACTTCACCGTGGACGAGTACCAGGACGTCTCCCCGCTCCAGCAGCGCCTGCTCGACCGCTGGACGGAGGGCGGCGCGAGCCTCTGCGTGGTCGGCGACGCGAGCCAGACGATCTACTCGTTCACCGGCGCCACCCCCGACTACCTGCTGAACTTCCGCACCCGCCACCCCGAGGCCACCGTGGTCAAGCTGGTCCGGGACTACCGCTCCACCCCCCAGGTGGTGCACCTGGCCAACGGGCTGCTGGCCAAGGCCCGCGGCCAGGCCGCCCAGCACCGCCTGGAGCTGATCTCCCAGCGCGAGGCCGGCCCCGAGCCGGTCTACCTGGAGTACACCGACGAGCCGACCGAGGCCGAGTCCACCGCGGCCCGGATCAAGGCGCTGCTCGGGCAGGGCGTGCGGGCCAGCGAGATCGCCGTGCTGTTCCGCACCAACGGCCAGTCCGAGGTCTACGAGCAGGCGCTGGCCGACCTGGGGGTCTCGTACCAACTCAAGGGCGCCGAGCGGTTCTTCGAGCGCCCCGAGGTGCGGGACGCGGTGATGCTGCTGCGCGGCGCCGCCCGGGCCGGGGACGACCCGCTGACCGACGGCGCGCCCGACCTCGCGGGCCAGACCAGGGCGGTGCTGGCCACCCGGGGCTTCACCCCCGAGCCGCCGGCCGGCTCGGGCACCGTGCGCGAGCGCTGGGAGTCGCTGGCGGCCCTGGTGCGGCTCGCCGAGGAGTTCGCCGCGGCCCGCGCCAAGGCGGGCCTGCCGACCGACCTGGCGGCCTACGTGACGGAGCTGGACGCCCGCGCGGCGGCCCAGCACGCCCCGGCCGTGGAGGGCGTCACGCTGGCCTCGCTGCACGCCGCCAAGGGCCTGGAGTGGGACGCCGTCTTCCTGGTCGGCCTCACCGAGGGCACCCTGCCGATCATCTACGCCAAGACCGACGAGCAGGTCGAGGAGGAGCGCCGCCTGCTCTACGTGGGCGTGACCCGCGCGCGGGTGCACCTCACGCTCTCCTGGGCGCTCTCGCGCTCCCCCGGCGGCCGCGCGAGCCGCAAGCCGACCCGGTTCCTGGACGGCCTGCGCCCCGGCTCCGGCAGCGCCGGTCCGCGCGCCAAGGGCGGCAAGGGCGGGGTCGAGTACGGCGCCGAGCGCCCGGCGGGCCGCAAGGCGCGCGGCCCGGTCAAGTGCCGGGTCTGCGACCGCACGCTCACCGAGGCGGTGGAGCGCAAGCTGCGCCGCTGCGAGAGCTGCCCCTCCTCGATGGACGAGGCGCTCTACGACCAGCTGCGCGGCTGGCGGATGGCCCAGGCCCGGGAGCAGGCCGTCCCGGCCTACGTGATCTTCACCGACGCGACGCTGATGGCGATCGCCGAGGACGTGCCCCGCAGCGAGCGTGAGCTGGCCCTCATCCCGGGCGTGGGCGCGATGAAGCTGGACAAATACGGTGCCGCCGTGCTCTCGTTGTGTGCGGGGGAGCCACCGACAGACAGTACGACCGACCAGGCCGATGAGGCCTCGGACGTGCCGTTCG from Kitasatospora sp. MMS16-BH015 encodes:
- a CDS encoding endonuclease/exonuclease/phosphatase family protein, producing MTQLRIATFNLLHGQPLAGDGTPLPYPLDPAEPLHEAIAALDADVLALQEVDRHQERSGLTDQTAVAAKAMGAADWRFAAALHGRPAPVAGWITDPAHAGLTVYGPAELGSATELPSYGTALLTRLPVSHWRARRFAPAPFGLPLRVAGRRGLTPVPDEPRAALAAVLEGEHGPFTVVAAHLSFVPGWNMAQLAAVRRWIADLPQPHLVLGDFNLIGAVPRTVLGGASARDRVRTARAVRRARPRTRLHGWYDLAKTPTYPSHRPTVQFDHVLAMGLPRQAATSARAPRAVVSDHRPLVVEVDL
- a CDS encoding PadR family transcriptional regulator — its product is MSIRHGLLALLDQGPRYGYQLRTEFEARTGATWPLNVGQVYTTLSRLERDGLVTPDGEDEEGHVYYAATEAGRAELRSWFDTPVPRDSPPRDELAIKLAMAVTVPGVDVAAVVQGQRRHSMKALQDYTRLKGQAITADTGAQADLAWLLVLEQLIFQTEAEIRWLDHCESRLMQRAAEPAPAAVPAPAAKARRRARL
- a CDS encoding ABC transporter ATP-binding protein; its protein translation is MSSPTAQPVLRLQGVTRVHGQGAAQVHALRGVDLEVRAGEFVAVMGPSGSGKSTLLTLAGGLDSPSEGRVVVEGSVLGELNRKGLARLRRRSVGYVFQDYNLIPALTAAENVSLPRELDGVSSRAARREAVAALTELGIEGLADRFPDEMSGGQQQRVAIARSLIGDRRLVLADEPTGALDSATGESVLAVLRARCDAGAAAMMVTHEARHAAWADRVVFLRDGRMVDQSVQQDAGSLLVGSGGGFDGPSR
- a CDS encoding FtsX-like permease family protein; protein product: MSLSSWRLALRIARRDALRAKGRSALVLAMIALPVLGVTGADIVYRSGQLDPGERVARVMGGADALVSVYQRGDLAEQAPDYLDGRTGSSPEPGKPLGAEQRRSLATEPATLLGELLPAGSRLVPVQGGGTFTTTREGQLRVATAEADLTDPVWRGKLDLVEGKAPATDREVAATRHFLDQAGLRIGDTTTPREGHPYTVTGVVENPAALDEDTLVGRPGALLPAPAGGESARGADTWLAVLPAGAVLDWPKVLELNKYGITASSRAVLLDPPARAEVPFYQGRAGTGDDRLENPILVITATVAGMALLEIVLLAGPAFAVGARRSRRQLGLLAAAGGDRSQVRAVVLGGGAVLGAAGAVLGVVLAVGLVAVGRPWAEQRANSRFGHFDLHALDLLGIALIGLVTGLLAAVVPAVQAARQDVVEALDGRGTVKPANRRLALLGLVMLIGGTALALGGQAVGQRTVPVLGGSMIAELGMVALTPILVGLFGRLGRWLPLSPRLALRDAVRHRGRTAPAVAAVMAAVAGSVAVGIYTTSNDQAARERYEARMPNGAVSLSFSSRTEGAFDAARQRAAVEQAAPGLGERGDVASAAFPADCNAGKSCGYVEAVLPKEQRCPAYEVDSRRTDPAEYDRLRRDPRCTHQPNYTGQFGATPIGGAAVLRNLFGAQDRAAEGALAAGKAVVFDARYLTEGQVTLRITDPWPEGGPTVGPDGSVVQPKEPASHEVRVDAVVAAARVQAAPVLLGDPAARQLGLARLDAGSVWLPPAAPDGTAEQRVTSAVAKLDPGSRLEVERGYRSSQGLISVGLTVFAALVALGAAGIATGLAAADSQRDLATLAAVGATGGIRRRLSGFQCGVIAAMGAALGTVCGVVPAVALRKVEALAASGTSTVPGSDEVVIAFPWATMGVTLLLLPAVAVLLATLLTRSRLSLVRREA
- a CDS encoding dipeptidase — its product is MTKTPDSVVRTYIEQHQGEFLADLSDWLRIASVSADPAAAGEVRRSAEWLAAKLTETGFPVAEVWETEGLPAVFAEWPSGEADAPTVLVYGHHDVQPAAKADGWATEPFDPTVIGKQLFARGAADDKGQVFFHTLGVRAHLAATGRTAPAVNLKLLIEGEEESGSPNFAALVRREAERLAADVVIISDTGMWSETTPTVCTGMRGLMDAQIDFAGPDTDIHSGSFGGAVPNPATVAAELAAALHDADRKVAIPGFYEGIVELTERERELFAALPFDEAQWLRVAKSYGAEGEAGYSTLERIWARPTAEVNGIWGGYTGPGGKTIVPAEAHLKLSFRLVAGQEPEKVREAVREWVATQVPEGIRYELVFPGATRPCLTPLDHPALQATVRAMGRAFEQEVLFTREGGSGPAADLQDVLGAPVLFLGISVPSDGWHSVNEKVELDLLAKGVETAAYLWSELAESRAGA
- the nudC gene encoding NAD(+) diphosphatase, whose protein sequence is MSTAPDTAAPQDVAHLALARAGVDRAAQHRFDEPWLAAAWSHPTTKVLPISGGEAFVVETETGTELVLLPSFEAPQTGDRYFLGTDEDGTSYFALAGDSLPGRLDGDARPAGLREVGALLSARDAGLLVHAVALEHWHRLHSFCSRCGHPTEKAGAGHVRRCTSCAAEHYPRTDPAVIMLITDGQDRCLLGRQALWPEGRWSTLAGFVEPGESLEQAVAREVVEEAGVRVAEVSYVASQPWPFPASLMLGFLGKADPAGTAITVDGEELAEARWFSREELRAGMAAGEIVPPSGISIARHLVELWYGEPLPSSARW
- a CDS encoding ATP-binding protein, whose amino-acid sequence is MPETTAARDTEARQSATHLTAPSGADHRPGRALEAAERGSWSASASFPPRPGNVARARRLTRTALAAWGAPGLADSAELLVSELVTNALRYGQGAVSITLALTEQALQISVADFGRGLPQPREAAPEDSSGRGLAIVSALCSKWTVTTRLTGKTVSCWLDTAAPDGPVREAS
- a CDS encoding GntR family transcriptional regulator, translated to MTIPRGSAQSPKYQRLAADLRRRIAAGEWRGDTALPVETELEQHYGVARNTVRLAVDVLVNEGRLVRLQGKGTYLKDHPVLDHRAYAPPLVPGQRDCLAGPSEVYTKEARAAGRQLTADFEMLIVRAREDIAERLGLRPGEAVVVRRQLRLIDREPYSIEESHYRAGLAAGTPLMEPDAVPGGDEQVLAALGRTEVGGVDHLVSRMPGPEESAWFQGGPGVPLLVQTRVTYDSRGPVRVIETRYSADRCRLVYGLGELGGRPLEQQTPAE
- a CDS encoding mycoredoxin, whose product is MSGSVTMYSTTWCGYCNRLKSQLDREGIAYDVINIEEDPASASYVESVNNGNQVVPTVIVRPTSGGEQVVMTNPSLRQVQTALAG